In Cydia splendana chromosome 25, ilCydSple1.2, whole genome shotgun sequence, a single genomic region encodes these proteins:
- the LOC134802780 gene encoding segmentation polarity homeobox protein engrailed-like, giving the protein MAFEDRCSPNQANSPGPVARVPAPHAENLGSYCQPSQYTCTTIEPRYERSTPMTIVKVQPNSPPPSPQEYQNYYRPETPDVKPVINQDFDPKSNQRQQPTLPINFSISNILHPEFGLNALRKTSKIEGPKPVGPNHSILYKPYDLSKQNDFQKYSFDYLKTKEPDFNRLPPLGGLRQTVSQIGEVQKEKEIPKPVEAKRPDSASSIVSSTSSGAPSTCGSTEANSQGNSTLWPAWVYCTRYSDRPSSGPRSRRMKKRAIPEEKRPRTAFSAAQLARLKHEFAENRYLTERRRQALAAELGLAEAQIKIWFQNKRAKIKKSTGQRNPLAMQLMAQGLYNHSTATESDEEEEISVT; this is encoded by the exons ATGGCTTTTGAAGACCGCTGCAGTCCGAACCAGGCGAACAGTCCGGGGCCGGTCGCTCGAGTACCGGCTCCTCATGCAGAGAATTTGGGTTCCTACTGCCAACCTAGTCAGTATACCTGCACTACCATCGAACCCAGGTACGAGCGCAGCACACCAATGACGATCGTCAAGGTCCAACCTAACTCACCGCCACCAAGCCCTCAAGAATACCAGAATTATTACAGACCCGAAACACCTGATGTAAAGCCGGTCATCAACCAAGATTTCGATCCAAAGTCGAATCAAAGACAACAACCAACCTTACCGATCAACTTCTCCATAAGCAACATCCTACACCCTGAATTCGGTTTGAACGCTTTAAGAAAAACGAGCAAGATCGAAGGACCAAAACCCGTCGGGCCGAACCACAGCATCCTCTACAAACCTTACGATTTATCGAAGCAGAACGACTTCCAGAAATACAGCTTCGACTATTTAAAGACTAAAGAGCCTGACTTTAACAGATTGCCGCCTTTGGGTGGTTTAAGGCAGACCGTTTCGCAGATCGGGGAAGTGCAAAAGGAGAAAGAGATTCCGAAGCCGGTTGAGGCTAAAAGGCCAGATTCAGCCAGTTCCATAGTATCTTCAACGTCCAGTGGAGCCCCTTCTACATGTGGCAGTACAGAAGCGAATAGCCAAGGAAACTCTACTCTGTGGCCTGCGTGGGTGTACTGCACCAGATACAGTGACAGACCTAGCTCAg GTCCCAGAAGCCGAAGAATGAAAAAACGCGCAATCCCAGAAGAGAAGAGACCGAGAACCGCTTTTAGCGCAGCGCAGCTTGCTAGACTAAAG CACGAGTTCGCGGAGAACCGCTACCTGACCGAGCGGCGGCGGCAAGCCCTCGCCGCGGAGCTAGGTCTGGCTGAAGCTCAGATCAAGATCTGGTTCCAGAACAAGCGAGCCAAGATCAAGAAGTCCACAGGACAGAGGAACCCTCTAGCCATGCAGCTGATGGCACAGGGGCTGTACAATCATAGCACCGCGACTGAAAGCGATGAGGAGGAGGAGATAAGCGTGACGTAG